One Amycolatopsis thermophila DNA segment encodes these proteins:
- a CDS encoding epoxide hydrolase family protein — protein MEDFRIAVAEGELADLRDRLARTRWPDAETVDDWSQGVPLAYLRSLCAYWADGYDWRAFEKRVNALPQYRTVVDGLGIHFLHVRSPHPGALPLVLTNGWPGSVVEYLDVIGPLTDPVAHGGSASDAFHVVCPTLPGYGFSDKPSAPGWGVQRIADAWAELMARLGYARYGAHGSDWGNSVTTALGQQHPGVLAGIHVQPPIAAPDPATFSDLTDRERSALESLAVSESQESGYAAEQSTKPQTVGYGLVDSPVALCAWIVEKYRSWIDFEGDPEELLTRDTILDNVSLYWFTRSGASSARLYWESFRQVSEWFSKSTTDTVRVPAGCSVFPREVPRPSRRWAARRYTDIRYWNEPARGGHFAALEQPELWVAELRNFFRLVR, from the coding sequence ATGGAGGACTTCCGGATCGCCGTCGCCGAGGGTGAGCTGGCCGACCTGCGGGACCGTCTGGCGCGCACGCGCTGGCCGGATGCCGAAACGGTGGACGACTGGTCGCAGGGCGTGCCGCTGGCGTACCTGAGGTCGCTGTGCGCGTACTGGGCGGACGGCTACGACTGGCGTGCGTTCGAGAAGCGGGTGAACGCGCTGCCGCAGTACCGCACGGTGGTCGACGGTCTCGGGATCCACTTCCTGCACGTGCGCTCGCCGCATCCGGGGGCGCTGCCGCTGGTGCTGACGAACGGCTGGCCGGGGTCGGTCGTGGAGTACCTGGACGTGATCGGGCCGTTGACCGATCCGGTGGCGCACGGCGGGTCCGCGTCCGACGCCTTCCACGTCGTGTGCCCGACGCTGCCCGGCTACGGCTTCAGCGACAAGCCTTCCGCGCCGGGGTGGGGTGTGCAGCGGATCGCGGACGCGTGGGCCGAGCTGATGGCTCGTCTGGGTTACGCGCGGTACGGCGCGCACGGGAGCGACTGGGGCAACAGCGTCACGACCGCGCTGGGGCAGCAGCATCCCGGGGTGCTGGCCGGCATCCACGTGCAGCCCCCGATCGCCGCTCCCGACCCGGCGACGTTCTCCGATCTGACCGATCGCGAGCGGTCCGCGCTGGAGTCGCTGGCCGTGTCGGAGTCCCAGGAGTCGGGGTACGCCGCGGAGCAGTCGACGAAGCCGCAGACCGTCGGGTACGGGCTGGTGGACTCGCCGGTGGCGTTGTGCGCGTGGATCGTGGAGAAATACCGGTCGTGGATCGACTTCGAGGGTGACCCCGAGGAGTTGCTGACGCGCGACACGATCCTGGACAACGTCAGCCTGTACTGGTTCACCCGCAGCGGCGCGTCGTCGGCGCGGTTGTACTGGGAGAGCTTCAGGCAGGTGTCCGAGTGGTTCAGCAAGTCCACAACGGACACCGTCCGGGTGCCGGCGGGCTGCTCGGTGTTCCCCCGCGAGGTCCCCCGCCCGTCCCGCCGCTGGGCGGCCCGCCGCTACACCGACATCCGCTACTGGAACGAGCCGGCGCGCGGAGGCCACTTCGCGGCACTCGAACAGCCCGAGTTGTGGGTCGCGGAACTCCGCAACTTCTTCCGCCTGGTCCGGTGA